TACGGCGACACCGACGATATATGATGGTGTAATATATTTTCCAAGCTGGAATGGTAATGTTTATGCAATAAAAGAAGATGATGGGTCACTTGTTTGGGAGAAAAATTTGAAGGAATTGACAGGCTTAAATGCaactgtttttatttttaatgcaaATGGAACAGTTTCTAGAGTGAGTCCAAGTGTGGCTGGAGATTTGTTGATTTTGGGAATTTATGGGCCTGCTGTTGTTGTTGGTTTGAATAGAACAACTGGGGAGCTTGTTTGGTTGACAAGGTTGGAAAGTCATTATAGGTCATTTGTTACCATGTCTGGAACATATTACAATGGGTTAGTATCTCTTATTCTTGATCTTCTttttcaatgttttaaaaatcggattgAATTGGTTCGTAACTTGATTGAACTTTGGTTCGAATTGTAGTTGGttcacttgattttttttttttttatgatttcagCTAACTTTTTTTAACCTCAATTGTAATTATGCTAAACTCTTTGTATAGGAGTTACTATGTTGGAACATCTTCACTAGAAGAATTGGTAGCAATTGATAAATGTTGCACATTTCGTGGAAGCTTTGTAAAACTTGATGTTAAAACCGGTGCCATTTTATGGCAAACCTATATGTTACCCGATAACAAAGGAAAACGAGATCAATATGCAGGCGCGGCCATTTGGGGAAGTAGTCCTTCTATTGATGTATATAGAAAACATGTCTATATCGCCACTGGAAATCTCTATTCTGCTCCGAAAAACATACTTGATTGTCAAGAAAGACAAAATAATCAAACTACTCCGGTTGAAACGGACGAGTGTATTGAACCAGAAAACCACTCGAATTCAATGTTGGCCCTTGATTTGGACACTGGTGATATCAAATGGTACAAACAATTAGGAGGGTTGGATGTATGGTTTATCGCGTGTAACAATGCTTCAACTCCTGGTTGTCCGCCTCCAGGTCCTTTACCAGATTCTGATTTCGGAGAGGCGCCGGTGATGTTAACTACACGTGTAAATGGAACAAAAAAAGATATTGTTGTTGCTGTTCAGAAAAGTGGATTCGCATGGGCGCTTGATCGCGACAACGGAACCCTTCAATGGTTTAAGGTAATTTACACTCTCTCGTATCGTCTAAAATCATaactttcaagtttcaacaaTAATATGCAACATTGTATTGAATGTGTAAACTAACCTCACAATGGACTTGAAACATTACAGCAAGTAGGGCCTAGTGGAAACGGTGGAGGTGGAATATGGGGTGCATCGACAGATGAAAAAAGAGTTTATACCAACAGTGCAAATTCAGATAAAGATAATTTCCAACTTTTACCATCAAACAAGAACACAACCACTGGAGGATGGGTGGCAATGGATTCTAGAAATGGAGAAATTCTTTGGTCGACTGCTAACCCTGCAAATAGTACTGTTAGTGGCCCGGTTAGTATGGCGAACAAAGTTCTTTTTGGTGGATCGACCGATTTATCAGGACATTTATATGCAATGAATGCGAGAAATGGGAAAATTTTATGGTCCTATGCAACTGGAGGTAGTGTGTATGGAGGCATGTCAATTAACAACGGATGTGTTTATTCGGGTCATGGATATAATGTCTCTGCAGGAGTTTTCTCTAACTATACCGGTGGAACCTCGCTATTTGCCTTTTGTGTTTAAATAATTTATGTGCTTCTTCTGTAACAAAACATAAGTAAAAATAAACTCTTGTGAATAAAATACATTTGAGAATTACTTTGAAAAAATACATTTGCCAGGTAGAATAGATGAAACTTAACCTATTAACCTAAAAcagaaaaaagtttgaaaaagagaaCTAAAGTATAAACTCCCAAAAGTATGCATTTTCCATCTGGCTCATTTGAGTCTCGTGCCATCTAAATTACTTTGATGCCTTTCAGATGACTTTTTCTTAGATGAATGTCCTTCTAATTTTAAATGTAGTTACTTGAATTAATGTTGTAAAGTTAGAAAAGCTTGGAATCCTCCAGGTTGATTCTTGGGGGAGCATGATCTTGCAGCGTTGAAATGGAAGGACAAGTTACAATGACATGATCGTCTATCTTCGGTGGAAGAGGATGAGCCTTACTAGCTTCTGCAGGTGAAAGGACAGCTTTGAAAGATCGAGTTGCTACCGAATTCATTATAGCTTTGAGAATTTGGTATCATATTGTTCGCGAAGAGATTAGTGTTTGAGACGAAAGAATCGTAGATTTGGATATGCGAGGGAGAAACAGTTGTTCCTCATGAAATTTGTAGGAATCAAATGTCAATTCCCATAAACGACTTCACTGTTTGGTTTAGAATTAGAAATGGTCAATAAAATGATAAGGGAATTCCTTGTTTTGATTAATTTGTGCTTCTGGTACAGTGTGGAAGGGGTTGACCTGCAATGCTAACACTCTAATGCACAAATCACTAGGAGAATAAAAAGTAAAGTAAGTGTGACTGTGAATTGAATACTTGAAATGAAAtgtatttctttttatatattaagAGTGGTTAAAACCTTCGGCGTGACGTGAGACACATATTAGATATAGTCGTTATATCTAATTGCCCATTCTTAAAAGAACGAGTACTTTATGGTGTTCTCGATCCTTGCATAACAACAATAAATTTGATGGAGTTGAATTATGAAGCAAGTAGCTGAATTATTTGGATTTGCATGACAATATTTCAGACTTGATTGGATtactttttattgttttaaatttatttgtactTAAGAAATATTGAAcacttttttcctctttttttttttaaactaaattacAAAAGAATCTGATATTGTTTGCTAACATTTGAATTCAAACTTGGAATTGGAACCTTGCCATTGTCAAAGATTAAACATAAGATAAGAGTAAACAAGGGGTGTAAATAGTGATTCCTCTAAAATAAGCCCACATTCTCATGGAAATCCAGCCCAAAAACGACGTCGTATCATAGTGAAGCAAACCTTCCCCTTTTCATCAATGTTGAACAAAACACACTTCCATTATTAACCAAAAACCTCAAAAACCCTGAAATGGGTTATCTAAGAAAagcttcaaaaaccctaaaccaATCAAATTGCATTTCATTACTATTCAATttgaatttcaatttcaatttgacACCATTAACAAGTAGAATAACGCATCAACGATTTTCCTTAACGCGTGCACTTTTCTGCACCCAATCACGTCAAAGTAGCACCAAGGAGAAAGCTGTTATAGATTTGAGTCAGTACCCTCCAGAGCTTGTGAGGAATTTCTCGATAATTGCGCATGTGGATCATGGAAAATCTACTCTTGCTGATCGGCTTTTGGAGCTTACTGGGACTATTAAGAAAGGACTTGGGCAGCCTCAGTATCTTGATAAATTGCAGGTTTTGTTATAaattagctttttttttttatgtggGTATGGTTGTTTGTGATGTTATGCGAAATGGGTGATGTTCAAAGTTGTTGCTTTTTTCATGTATGTGTTTTGGGTTAACTAGGATGTGGAATGCGGCAATGTGTTGGTTTTGAAGAGAAAAAAGATCAAAATTTTGTGCCATGTTATATTCCATGAAGCACCAACAGGAACCTGAACATTGACATGTAGACCCTGAATGCTAATTTGTAAAATTGAAAGTGATTGGATGAAACTATATGAGCTAATGTCAAATAATGGATGGAGCATAATGGAACATGATGGAATCTTGGTTCCATTCCACTCCGCTTCACCTGTTCCATCATGTTCCATTCCACTCCGCTTCACTCTATTCCATCATGTTCCATTCCTCTTTGCTTCACTCTTCTCCATCATGTTCCATTCCGCTTTGCTTCACTCTTCTCCATCAtgttccattccgctccgcttTACCCTATTCCATCATGTTTTATTCCGCTCCGCTCTGTTATAGTCCATCAATCAAAACATATCTTAAAGTACTAGTGGTAGGTAGGTTATAGGGTTTGTTTGGATTGGTTATTGGAGATTATTTATTGGATTACACATTTATGACAATATTTGGCATAACATATGAAAATAGCTATGGCATTGGCATTTACAAAAACTGTTTTAAGCGTATTTCAGTAAGCTCTAGAGGATAGCTGATGAACACTGTTGGATATAGTTAGATATTGATTAGAATTAGTCTACATTAATAGGTATATTACTAGTTACTTATGATTAGTTAGAAGTTCGCTGTATTAGTTACTCCCTCTGTCTCGAATAAATGTCGCATATGAATTGTAGGCGGTTCTTCAGGAAATGATTAATTAAGTCGATTTCAATGTTACATAAATACTTATATGGAAAGCGCTTATGCTATAAACGCTTGATTAAATTGTTCTTCCAAACCTATGTCCAATACCAGGCTATAGCGGAATAGTGTAGCTGTGGTAGGTTTCATCGTGACGCTATTGGCCTGTGAGCCTCCGTCTTGAATAACGGTTGTAGCAGCCACTAACTGCGGCTGAATTGTGGCCCCAGACCTCTATTTTGTCTCCTATTAGAATATCGATGATAAATTCCTCAAATTCATTTTTAAACCTTCGCTTCTTTTGAGGGTATTTTTGAGTATTTATGTTTGTACACTGGTTTTTAGTCTTTGAATTAGCGGCAATCCTGCTATCTGCTATAATGCTATAGCCTTTTAGGGGGTAGGTGCTACACAACGGTGTCTGAGATTAGTAAAGTTGAACCAAGCATGACAATATTGTTATGTTTCTTGGCTTTTATGTCATATGTTACTTAATTGGTGAAGTTTGAACTGTGTTCTAGGTGGAGAGAGAAAGGGGGATCACGGTTAAAGCTCAGACTGCAACAATGTTCTATAAGAACATCATAAATGGTGTTGATTGTAGCGATGGAAAGGAATCACCTAATTATTTGCTGAATCTTATCGACACTCCCGGACATGTAGATTTCAGTTATGAAGTGTCAAGGTCACTAGCCGCTTGTCAAGGTGTGCTTTTGGTTGTTGACGCAGCTCAAGGAGTTCAAGCGCAAACCGTTGCTAACTTTTACCTTGCCTTTGAATCGAACTTATCAATTATACCTGTCATAAACAAGATAGATCAGCCAA
The Vicia villosa cultivar HV-30 ecotype Madison, WI linkage group LG6, Vvil1.0, whole genome shotgun sequence genome window above contains:
- the LOC131611158 gene encoding uncharacterized protein LOC131611158; this encodes MSNRIDNVVLCLLLFCVHVAIVSAQSNWLSHGGDLLNRRYANEEYKISPKTVHKLRLKWKFFAGQDITATPTIYDGVIYFPSWNGNVYAIKEDDGSLVWEKNLKELTGLNATVFIFNANGTVSRVSPSVAGDLLILGIYGPAVVVGLNRTTGELVWLTRLESHYRSFVTMSGTYYNGSYYVGTSSLEELVAIDKCCTFRGSFVKLDVKTGAILWQTYMLPDNKGKRDQYAGAAIWGSSPSIDVYRKHVYIATGNLYSAPKNILDCQERQNNQTTPVETDECIEPENHSNSMLALDLDTGDIKWYKQLGGLDVWFIACNNASTPGCPPPGPLPDSDFGEAPVMLTTRVNGTKKDIVVAVQKSGFAWALDRDNGTLQWFKQVGPSGNGGGGIWGASTDEKRVYTNSANSDKDNFQLLPSNKNTTTGGWVAMDSRNGEILWSTANPANSTVSGPVSMANKVLFGGSTDLSGHLYAMNARNGKILWSYATGGSVYGGMSINNGCVYSGHGYNVSAGVFSNYTGGTSLFAFCV